One Methanoculleus sp. 7T genomic window carries:
- a CDS encoding pyridoxamine 5'-phosphate oxidase family protein: MDFSDCVTFANENPTTYIATMDGDQPRVRAFAMWFADATGFYYHTGTPKAVWRQLAENPKVELCFYAPVGTGRMMRVAGEVEFLEDAALKSRLVKERPWLLQIGISGADDPKLAVFRVAHGEAYFWTMEENMREAEAPLVRF; this comes from the coding sequence ATGGACTTTTCCGATTGCGTAACGTTCGCAAACGAAAACCCGACAACCTATATTGCGACCATGGACGGCGACCAACCCCGGGTCCGGGCGTTTGCCATGTGGTTTGCCGATGCGACCGGGTTCTACTACCACACCGGAACCCCGAAGGCCGTCTGGCGGCAGCTCGCAGAGAACCCGAAGGTCGAACTCTGTTTCTACGCGCCCGTGGGTACGGGAAGGATGATGCGGGTCGCGGGAGAGGTCGAGTTCCTCGAGGACGCGGCCCTGAAGAGCCGGCTCGTCAAAGAGCGTCCGTGGCTCCTCCAGATCGGGATCTCCGGCGCGGACGACCCCAAACTCGCCGTCTTCCGCGTGGCCCACGGCGAGGCGTACTTCTGGACCATGGAAGAGAACATGCGGGAAGCCGAGGCCCCCCTGGTCAGGTTCTGA
- a CDS encoding TIGR04083 family peptide-modifying radical SAM enzyme, protein MKSPFHVMIIPTLGCPSKCHYCWSSDEGSPIMSIETVREITEWLKDYRSDQVTITFHGGEPLLAGADFYRQALPILSEGLAHLAPTFALQSNLWRLTPELARILAQYNIPVGSSIDGPEEINDLQRGKGYFAKTMRGYEIAQANGLEVRFICTFTSRSVEHKEEIFNFFLQNKFPLKLHPALPSLRNENPKEWALEPEAYGELLVYLLDKYLENLGRIEIMNINDLCKCIFTRHGTVCTYVDCMGTTLAVGPDGSIYPCYRFVGMPEYVMGNVYDRPTPEDLAGSDAGKLMQAFKEYVDRECGGCPHIRYCRGGCPYNAIAPTDGEIRGVDPHCVAYKRIFDEINDRMNEELYGSPEMEADDFGSPLRRKAKPGIMSILRTMATQ, encoded by the coding sequence ATGAAGAGCCCTTTTCACGTCATGATCATACCCACGCTCGGGTGCCCCTCCAAATGTCACTACTGCTGGAGTTCCGATGAAGGGTCCCCGATAATGAGCATCGAGACGGTTCGGGAGATAACCGAATGGCTCAAAGACTACCGGTCAGACCAAGTCACCATCACCTTCCACGGGGGAGAGCCGCTCCTTGCCGGTGCGGACTTTTACCGGCAGGCCCTGCCGATCCTCTCCGAGGGCCTCGCCCATCTCGCGCCGACGTTCGCCCTGCAGAGCAACCTCTGGAGGCTCACCCCGGAACTGGCCCGGATACTTGCCCAATACAATATCCCCGTCGGCTCCAGCATCGACGGCCCAGAGGAGATCAACGACCTGCAGAGAGGAAAGGGCTACTTTGCAAAGACTATGCGGGGCTACGAGATCGCGCAGGCGAACGGACTCGAGGTCAGGTTCATCTGCACGTTCACCTCCCGGTCGGTCGAGCATAAAGAAGAGATCTTCAACTTCTTCCTGCAGAACAAGTTCCCGCTCAAACTCCACCCCGCGCTGCCGTCTCTCCGGAACGAGAACCCGAAAGAGTGGGCGCTTGAACCGGAGGCGTACGGGGAACTGTTGGTGTACCTCCTCGATAAGTACCTAGAGAACCTGGGGAGGATCGAGATCATGAACATCAACGACCTCTGCAAGTGCATCTTCACCCGGCACGGCACCGTCTGCACATATGTGGACTGCATGGGGACCACCCTGGCCGTCGGGCCGGACGGGAGCATATACCCCTGCTACCGCTTCGTCGGGATGCCGGAGTACGTGATGGGCAACGTCTACGACCGCCCCACACCCGAAGACCTCGCCGGGTCTGACGCCGGGAAGTTGATGCAGGCGTTCAAGGAGTACGTCGACCGCGAATGCGGGGGATGCCCCCATATCAGATACTGCCGGGGCGGGTGCCCCTACAACGCGATAGCGCCGACAGACGGCGAGATCCGGGGCGTCGACCCTCACTGCGTCGCCTACAAGCGGATCTTCGACGAGATCAACGACCGGATGAACGAAGAACTCTACGGGTCCCCGGAGATGGAGGCGGACGACTTTGGCTCGCCGCTCCGGAGGAAGGCAAAGCCCGGGATCATGTCGATCCTCCGGACGATGGCGACGCAGTGA
- a CDS encoding class I SAM-dependent methyltransferase codes for MDNFIFTMYEGQPRQGPGSNACTRKAFSTLTGLPHQPEILDIGCGTGMQTVELARICPGCRITAVDIHQPYLDELARRAASAGVGGRITTVRASMDNLPFPDASFDVLWAEGSIFVIGFSEGLASWRRLLRPGGYLCLTEAVWFTENPSPEAAAFWNECYPAITTVRENHTIAERAGYEVVATFPLPGSAWWEDYYTPLIKRLEELRPTVAGNPGAEGLIEFTEREIAVHREHGGEYGYEFFILRKNR; via the coding sequence ATGGATAACTTCATTTTTACCATGTACGAAGGCCAGCCCCGCCAGGGGCCGGGGAGCAACGCGTGTACGAGAAAGGCTTTCTCTACGCTTACCGGCCTCCCGCACCAACCGGAGATCCTGGACATCGGGTGCGGGACCGGGATGCAGACGGTCGAGCTGGCCCGGATCTGCCCCGGCTGTCGCATAACCGCCGTCGACATTCACCAGCCGTATCTGGACGAGCTTGCCCGGAGGGCGGCATCGGCCGGGGTGGGCGGCCGGATCACCACGGTCAGGGCCTCGATGGACAACCTGCCGTTTCCCGACGCGTCGTTCGACGTCCTCTGGGCAGAGGGCTCGATCTTTGTCATCGGGTTTTCGGAGGGGCTGGCCTCGTGGCGGCGGCTCCTCCGGCCGGGCGGCTACCTCTGCCTCACCGAGGCTGTCTGGTTCACGGAGAACCCCTCACCGGAGGCGGCGGCGTTCTGGAACGAGTGCTACCCGGCGATAACGACGGTCCGGGAGAACCACACGATCGCCGAGAGGGCCGGCTATGAAGTCGTCGCGACCTTCCCGCTGCCCGGGTCCGCGTGGTGGGAGGACTACTACACCCCGCTCATAAAACGGCTGGAAGAACTGCGGCCGACGGTCGCCGGGAACCCCGGCGCGGAGGGCCTCATTGAGTTCACGGAGCGGGAGATCGCCGTCCACCGGGAGCACGGCGGCGAGTACGGCTACGAGTTCTTCATCCTCCGGAAGAACCGCTGA
- a CDS encoding M24 family metallopeptidase: protein MERKTPASELRDRMERFRLRMDTENPSWEFAAIFGRVTQFYLTGTMQDGVLLVPRTDEAVLWVRRSFARAQDESLFPDIRPMKTFRDAACGMGACPATVHVDTEVVPLALLERFRKYFPFRETGSLDTQTAKVRAKKSAYELAIMEQAGRIHRHVLEDCVPGMLREGMSEAELGAEIFCLMVREGYHGIARFGRFGTEMVLGQLGFGENSLYPTNFDGPGGCYGTAPGAPVLGSPDRTLNCGDQVFVDCACGVQGYHTDKTVTYMFGRPLPEEAIEAHHRCVDIQDATASLLRPGTRPSEIYETVLGGLDLGFLENFMGFGDRRAQFLGHGIGLTVDEAPVIARGFEEPLEEGMVFALEPKKGIRGVGMVGIENTFVVTRGGGRCITGTNAGLVPVY from the coding sequence ATGGAGCGAAAGACTCCTGCCTCCGAACTCCGGGACCGCATGGAGCGTTTCCGGCTCCGCATGGATACGGAAAACCCATCATGGGAGTTTGCCGCGATCTTCGGCAGAGTAACCCAGTTCTACCTCACCGGAACGATGCAAGACGGGGTCCTCCTTGTCCCCCGCACTGATGAAGCCGTGCTCTGGGTGCGCCGGAGTTTTGCGCGGGCACAGGACGAGTCGCTCTTCCCCGATATCCGGCCGATGAAGACCTTCCGGGATGCGGCGTGCGGGATGGGCGCGTGCCCGGCGACGGTCCATGTGGATACGGAGGTCGTGCCCCTCGCGCTGCTCGAACGCTTCCGGAAGTACTTCCCCTTCAGGGAGACGGGGTCGCTCGATACCCAGACGGCGAAGGTCCGGGCGAAGAAGAGCGCCTACGAACTCGCGATCATGGAGCAGGCCGGCAGGATCCACCGGCACGTGCTGGAAGACTGCGTCCCCGGGATGCTCCGAGAGGGGATGAGCGAGGCCGAACTGGGGGCCGAGATCTTCTGCCTCATGGTCCGGGAGGGATATCACGGGATTGCCCGGTTCGGGAGGTTCGGGACGGAGATGGTGCTCGGACAACTCGGCTTCGGGGAGAACTCCCTCTACCCGACCAACTTCGACGGTCCGGGCGGGTGCTACGGGACGGCTCCCGGCGCGCCGGTCCTCGGCAGCCCCGACCGGACGCTCAACTGCGGGGACCAGGTCTTCGTCGACTGTGCGTGCGGGGTGCAGGGGTACCACACCGACAAGACAGTGACGTATATGTTCGGGAGACCGCTCCCCGAAGAGGCGATCGAGGCTCACCACCGGTGCGTGGATATCCAGGACGCGACGGCCTCGCTGTTGCGGCCGGGGACCCGGCCCTCGGAGATCTACGAAACGGTACTCGGCGGTCTCGACCTTGGGTTCCTCGAGAACTTCATGGGGTTTGGGGACCGGCGGGCACAGTTCTTGGGCCACGGCATCGGCCTCACCGTAGACGAGGCGCCGGTGATCGCCCGGGGCTTTGAGGAGCCGCTCGAGGAGGGGATGGTGTTCGCCCTCGAACCCAAGAAGGGGATCAGAGGTGTCGGGATGGTCGGGATCGAGAACACCTTCGTGGTCACCCGCGGGGGCGGCCGGTGCATCACGGGGACGAACGCCGGGCTGGTCCCGGTGTACTGA
- a CDS encoding alpha/beta fold hydrolase, whose product MPYITVGRENSGNIDLYYEDHGTGRPVVLIHGWPLSGLSWEKQVPALLDAGYRVITYDRRGFGRSGRPTVGYDYDTLAADLQRLMTGLDLRDATLVGFSMGGGEVARYLGTYGSDRVEGAVFISAIPPFLLKTADNPDGVDGSVFDAIIESIIADRPAYLTGFLSDFYNVDVLGGDRISDEVVRLSWNVAAGASPRGTLDSVSAWLTDFRSDLQRIDVPVLVIHGDADRIVPFAASGKRTRELIEGSTLAVVEGGPHGVIWTHAEHVNRELLDFIGREVRAEAIAGAPV is encoded by the coding sequence ATGCCTTACATCACAGTCGGTAGAGAAAATTCGGGTAACATCGACCTTTATTACGAGGACCACGGCACAGGCAGGCCGGTCGTCCTGATCCACGGCTGGCCGCTCTCCGGTCTATCGTGGGAGAAGCAGGTCCCGGCGCTGCTCGACGCAGGCTACCGGGTCATCACCTACGACCGCAGGGGGTTCGGCAGATCCGGCAGACCGACCGTCGGCTACGACTACGACACTCTGGCTGCGGACCTGCAAAGACTCATGACGGGACTCGACCTTCGCGATGCTACGCTTGTCGGGTTCTCGATGGGCGGCGGCGAGGTGGCCCGCTATCTCGGCACCTACGGGAGCGATCGCGTGGAGGGGGCCGTCTTCATATCCGCGATCCCGCCGTTCCTCTTGAAGACGGCCGACAACCCGGACGGGGTCGACGGCAGCGTCTTTGATGCGATTATTGAGAGCATCATCGCCGACCGTCCGGCGTATCTTACGGGGTTCCTCTCTGACTTCTACAACGTCGACGTCCTCGGGGGCGACCGTATCAGCGACGAGGTCGTCCGCCTCAGTTGGAACGTCGCGGCGGGCGCCTCCCCGAGAGGCACTCTCGACAGCGTCTCTGCGTGGCTGACCGACTTCAGGAGCGACCTCCAGCGCATCGACGTCCCGGTCCTCGTGATCCACGGCGATGCAGACCGGATCGTCCCCTTTGCCGCCTCGGGGAAGCGCACCCGTGAACTGATCGAGGGGAGCACCCTCGCGGTGGTGGAGGGCGGGCCGCACGGGGTTATCTGGACCCATGCCGAGCATGTCAACCGGGAACTGCTGGACTTTATCGGGCGGGAAGTTCGGGCGGAGGCGATTGCCGGGGCTCCGGTGTAA
- a CDS encoding deoxycytidylate deaminase, with protein sequence MTDRHPASSDAPPVPPRASRIEWYMNIAAETARRSTCIRRCYGAVVVNSAGEIVSTGHNGAPRGETHCDELNTCIRKQYNIPSGERYEFCRSVHAEMNALLQAGRAAAGCTLYLAGFERLTGTPSYDPPCLMCSKMLVNAGIGKVMVRTPEGLRELDPQELYRQHLDDVIAKVSGN encoded by the coding sequence GTGACGGACCGGCACCCCGCCTCGTCCGATGCGCCGCCCGTACCGCCCCGGGCCTCCCGAATCGAATGGTACATGAATATCGCGGCCGAGACCGCCCGGCGGTCGACCTGCATCAGGCGGTGCTACGGTGCGGTCGTGGTCAACTCGGCAGGAGAGATCGTCTCTACCGGGCACAACGGTGCGCCGCGCGGGGAGACCCACTGCGACGAGTTGAACACCTGCATCCGCAAGCAGTACAACATCCCTTCCGGCGAACGCTACGAGTTCTGCCGCTCGGTGCACGCGGAGATGAATGCACTCCTGCAGGCGGGACGGGCCGCGGCCGGCTGTACGCTGTACCTAGCCGGGTTCGAGCGCCTGACGGGGACACCTTCCTACGACCCGCCCTGTCTGATGTGCTCGAAGATGCTGGTGAACGCCGGGATCGGCAAGGTGATGGTCAGGACACCGGAGGGGTTGCGGGAACTCGACCCGCAGGAACTCTACAGGCAGCACCTGGATGACGTGATCGCAAAGGTTTCGGGGAACTAG
- a CDS encoding NAD(P)-dependent alcohol dehydrogenase has product MKGLAMLKIGEIGWIEKDRPACGSQDAIVRPLALAPCTSDIHTVWEGALGDRHDLILGHEALGVVDEVGSEVRDFKPGDRVIVPAITPDWETEAAQRGYPSQTGGPLGGWKFSNSKDGVFAEFFHVNLADYNLAHLPEGMSLEAGVMLPDMLSTGFMGAENAKIEFGATVAVLGIGPVGLSAIAGAKLRGAGRIFAVGTRPAAIKVAKEYGATDIVSYKDGSTVEQILDATGGAGVDAVIVAGGGPDILMDAINVAKPGSTISNINYFGQGIGDEDTLPLPRIGWGYGMADKNIMTGLCPGGRVRMERLAEVVMHGRMDPSLMATHVFKGFEKLEEALLLMKEKPRDLIKPVVLVEQ; this is encoded by the coding sequence ATGAAAGGTCTGGCAATGCTCAAGATCGGAGAGATCGGGTGGATCGAAAAAGACAGGCCGGCCTGCGGTTCACAAGATGCCATCGTGAGACCGCTGGCGCTCGCACCGTGCACCTCCGACATCCACACCGTCTGGGAAGGAGCGCTCGGGGACCGGCACGACCTCATCCTGGGGCACGAGGCTCTCGGGGTTGTAGACGAGGTGGGAAGCGAGGTCAGGGATTTCAAACCCGGCGATCGGGTCATCGTCCCGGCGATCACCCCCGACTGGGAGACGGAAGCCGCACAGCGCGGGTACCCCTCGCAGACCGGCGGACCCCTCGGGGGCTGGAAGTTCTCGAACTCGAAGGACGGCGTCTTCGCCGAGTTCTTCCACGTGAACCTCGCGGACTACAACCTCGCGCACCTGCCGGAGGGGATGTCCCTCGAGGCGGGGGTTATGCTCCCGGATATGCTCAGTACAGGCTTCATGGGCGCTGAGAACGCTAAGATCGAGTTCGGGGCCACCGTGGCTGTCCTGGGGATCGGGCCGGTCGGGCTGTCCGCCATCGCCGGTGCGAAACTCCGGGGAGCCGGAAGGATATTCGCCGTCGGCACGAGGCCTGCCGCAATTAAGGTCGCGAAGGAGTACGGCGCTACCGATATCGTCAGTTACAAGGACGGGAGCACCGTAGAGCAGATCCTCGATGCAACCGGGGGAGCGGGCGTCGACGCGGTGATCGTCGCCGGCGGCGGCCCCGATATTCTGATGGATGCGATAAACGTAGCCAAACCGGGATCGACGATCTCGAACATCAACTACTTCGGCCAGGGCATCGGCGACGAAGACACCCTCCCCCTCCCCCGGATAGGATGGGGATACGGCATGGCGGACAAGAACATCATGACCGGGCTCTGCCCCGGCGGGAGGGTGCGGATGGAGAGGCTGGCCGAGGTCGTGATGCACGGGCGCATGGACCCCTCGCTCATGGCGACGCACGTCTTTAAGGGCTTTGAGAAACTGGAGGAGGCTCTTCTTCTGATGAAGGAGAAGCCGAGAGACCTGATCAAGCCGGTCGTTCTCGTGGAACAGTAG
- a CDS encoding class I SAM-dependent methyltransferase, protein MPEDVFERFAEEYDRWFEEHRAEYHAELARVRRLFPRPDSRAVEVGVGSGRFAAPLGITLGLEPSLALARMARGRGIEVIRGRGEAIPIRDGSCSSVLMVTVICFLDDPVLVFRELHRILVPGGTLVLGFIEREGEIAPKYLHERGKLRFLSRARFYASGEVRHLLGCTGFRVATIDSRAGFSVIAARKDCRDPCASR, encoded by the coding sequence ATGCCTGAGGATGTATTCGAGCGGTTCGCAGAGGAGTACGACCGCTGGTTCGAGGAGCACCGCGCCGAGTACCACGCGGAACTGGCCCGGGTCCGGCGTCTCTTCCCCCGTCCTGACTCCCGAGCCGTCGAGGTGGGGGTCGGGTCAGGGCGGTTTGCCGCCCCCCTCGGGATTACGCTCGGGCTTGAGCCCTCGCTTGCCCTCGCCCGGATGGCACGCGGGCGGGGGATCGAGGTGATCCGCGGGAGGGGAGAGGCGATCCCGATCAGGGACGGGTCGTGCTCGTCCGTCTTGATGGTGACGGTCATCTGTTTCTTGGACGACCCGGTCCTGGTATTTCGGGAACTTCACCGGATCCTCGTCCCCGGGGGAACGCTCGTCCTCGGGTTTATCGAACGTGAAGGAGAGATTGCCCCAAAATACCTGCACGAGAGAGGTAAACTCAGGTTCCTCTCCCGCGCCCGCTTTTATGCATCGGGCGAAGTCCGTCACCTCCTCGGGTGCACGGGGTTTCGCGTCGCAACGATCGACTCACGGGCAGGGTTCTCCGTTATCGCCGCACGGAAGGACTGCCGGGATCCCTGCGCCTCACGGTGA
- a CDS encoding aminotransferase class V-fold PLP-dependent enzyme — translation MAGSPPIIYLNNAATTWPKPPEVLEAVRQSLALPVFGSGRTTGSQGEDYVTLAREALASLLAADPPEHVVFTQNATDSLNLLIQGFLAGCEAGCRVITTALDHNSVLRPLHELERQRRIRLTVLPFEDGAVSPESVEVAVTPDTRLMVTAHGSNVLGSVQDVSGIGEVLHDHGVFFIVDGAQTAGHIPVDLRALPVDAYVFTGHKGLFGIPGTGGFYLRDPESVAPVRYGGTGTDSFSLFQPPGMPERFEAGTHNHPGLAALAAGANYIASIGVEAIAEKAERQTAFLIRELKKEPNVTVYNEHPSLPIISFNIQGMENDDVGFILARAYGVVARTGLHCAPLVHRAIDGGIGSVRLSLSWFTTDEECRTAARAVQGIARNANSSIGSS, via the coding sequence ATGGCTGGAAGCCCGCCGATCATCTACTTAAACAACGCCGCCACGACCTGGCCGAAACCCCCGGAAGTGCTCGAGGCCGTGAGACAGTCCCTTGCCCTCCCCGTCTTCGGGTCGGGGAGGACCACCGGGAGCCAAGGTGAGGATTACGTCACGCTGGCCCGCGAGGCGCTCGCGAGCCTCCTTGCCGCAGACCCGCCGGAGCACGTGGTCTTCACCCAGAACGCGACCGATTCCTTAAACCTCCTCATCCAGGGGTTTCTTGCCGGATGTGAGGCCGGTTGCCGCGTCATCACGACTGCACTCGACCACAACTCGGTCCTGCGGCCGCTGCACGAACTCGAGCGGCAGCGCCGCATCAGGCTGACGGTCCTCCCCTTTGAGGACGGCGCCGTCAGCCCCGAGAGTGTCGAGGTGGCCGTAACACCCGATACCAGGCTCATGGTCACGGCCCACGGGAGCAACGTGCTCGGTTCGGTGCAGGACGTCTCCGGCATCGGGGAGGTCCTGCACGATCACGGGGTCTTCTTTATCGTCGACGGAGCCCAGACCGCCGGCCATATCCCCGTCGACCTCCGGGCACTCCCGGTCGACGCTTACGTCTTCACCGGCCACAAGGGCCTCTTCGGCATCCCGGGCACCGGGGGGTTCTACCTCCGGGACCCGGAATCGGTCGCCCCCGTCCGTTACGGGGGGACCGGGACCGACTCCTTCTCGCTCTTCCAGCCCCCCGGGATGCCGGAGCGGTTCGAGGCAGGGACCCATAACCACCCCGGCCTTGCGGCCCTCGCGGCCGGAGCGAACTATATAGCATCTATCGGAGTGGAGGCCATCGCGGAGAAAGCAGAGCGCCAGACGGCGTTCCTTATCCGGGAGTTGAAGAAAGAACCGAACGTCACGGTCTACAACGAACACCCCTCCCTTCCGATCATCTCGTTTAACATCCAAGGTATGGAGAACGATGACGTGGGGTTCATCCTCGCCCGTGCCTACGGGGTCGTCGCCCGCACCGGGCTCCATTGTGCGCCTCTCGTGCATAGAGCGATCGACGGGGGGATTGGCTCTGTGCGGCTCAGCCTCTCCTGGTTCACGACCGACGAAGAGTGCCGGACCGCTGCACGAGCAGTACAGGGGATTGCAAGAAATGCGAATTCTTCGATCGGTTCGTCATAA
- a CDS encoding DUF3887 domain-containing protein produces MNLPNIPILAALVLLLAAAACGCTGQESVVSDEEAAQVLAYAEPVAENLLAGFNEDNYTMYSRDFSPEMKQALDEAAFEQNREFVTSRIGLYKSRANPVVTDDGKYVAVTYKGEFERENGVNLRFVFRKGDESHQLQGLWFNSPMLRS; encoded by the coding sequence ATGAATCTCCCCAATATCCCGATTCTCGCCGCCCTGGTGCTCCTTCTCGCGGCCGCTGCCTGCGGGTGCACGGGCCAGGAGTCGGTGGTATCCGACGAGGAGGCGGCGCAGGTGCTTGCATACGCGGAACCCGTCGCCGAGAACCTCCTTGCCGGCTTCAACGAAGACAACTATACGATGTACTCCCGCGACTTCAGCCCCGAGATGAAACAGGCCCTGGATGAGGCCGCGTTTGAGCAGAACCGCGAATTCGTCACATCACGGATCGGTCTCTACAAATCCCGGGCAAACCCCGTCGTCACGGATGACGGCAAGTACGTCGCCGTAACCTACAAGGGGGAGTTCGAGCGAGAGAACGGGGTGAACCTCCGGTTCGTCTTCCGGAAAGGCGACGAGTCGCACCAACTCCAAGGGCTCTGGTTCAACTCCCCGATGCTGCGCAGTTGA
- a CDS encoding site-specific DNA-methyltransferase codes for MSISRPEKLKMDTADVTAANIERIAGIFPNVITEIGDGNGNVRKGIDFDLLRQELSGDYVEGREERYDFTWVGKRRAIIEANRPIQKTLRPCIEESKDWENTENVYIEGDNLDALKLFQESYLNKVKMIYIDPPYNTGNDFIYHDNFTMDRDEYDEETGAVNEYGHRMIKNGKDRGRYHSDWCSMLYPRLKLARNLLSEDGVIFVSIGKEEIHSLIGMLNEIFGEDAFKNIIVIRRGIKNVQAQFETIDALNHGHEYLLFYSKNPDYRFKKYYIALESEDGEDVESTGSWNNHWRGTDRPTMRYEIFGITPERGQWRWSEERSLKAIENWNALCEELGNDPEIKDVDEWVKNNETVRNAKIDLLRLSRNNKPEHYIRPAEGKLASDLWLDLKPNGNHQLKRLFPKKLFDTPKSIDLLVRLIELSDAGDDSIILDFFAGSAATAHAVMQLNAEDGGRRKFIMVQLPEPCDEKSEAYKAGFKNISEIGKERIRRAGEQIRKEIEEENRQAKPGEEPKFVPDIGFRVFKVDETNMKDVSYSAAEYSQETIEGLVDNVKEDRTDLDLLYQVLINWGLPLDLKHEMEEIDGYTIHIVDTDALIACFEPNIPESVMRKIAEKKPLRAVFRDGSFRSSPGKLNIEGIFKTIAPETKLRVI; via the coding sequence ATGAGCATATCTAGGCCCGAAAAATTGAAGATGGATACTGCGGATGTGACCGCTGCGAATATTGAGAGGATCGCCGGAATCTTTCCGAATGTCATCACCGAGATCGGGGACGGGAATGGGAATGTACGAAAAGGGATCGATTTTGATCTCCTCAGGCAGGAGTTATCCGGGGATTATGTCGAGGGGAGAGAGGAGCGCTACGATTTCACCTGGGTCGGCAAGAGACGAGCGATAATCGAGGCGAACCGACCGATACAAAAGACGCTGCGCCCTTGCATCGAAGAGAGCAAGGACTGGGAGAATACCGAAAATGTCTATATCGAGGGGGACAACCTCGACGCCCTCAAACTCTTCCAGGAGAGTTATCTCAACAAAGTCAAGATGATCTATATTGATCCGCCCTACAACACCGGGAACGACTTCATCTATCATGATAATTTCACGATGGACCGCGACGAGTACGACGAAGAGACCGGTGCGGTAAACGAATACGGCCACCGGATGATTAAGAACGGGAAGGACCGGGGGAGGTATCATTCCGACTGGTGCTCGATGCTCTATCCTAGGTTGAAACTTGCCCGCAACCTCCTAAGCGAGGATGGGGTGATCTTTGTCTCGATCGGCAAAGAGGAGATACACAGTCTGATCGGAATGCTCAACGAGATCTTCGGTGAAGACGCCTTTAAGAACATCATCGTCATCCGGCGGGGCATTAAAAACGTACAGGCTCAGTTTGAAACTATCGATGCCTTAAACCACGGCCATGAATATCTTCTCTTCTACTCGAAAAATCCCGACTATCGATTTAAAAAATACTACATTGCCTTGGAATCCGAGGATGGGGAGGACGTCGAATCCACGGGTTCCTGGAACAATCACTGGAGGGGTACGGATCGACCGACGATGAGATATGAAATCTTCGGCATCACGCCGGAAAGAGGACAATGGAGATGGAGTGAAGAGAGAAGCCTGAAGGCAATCGAGAACTGGAACGCATTGTGCGAGGAATTAGGGAACGACCCCGAGATCAAAGATGTTGACGAATGGGTAAAAAACAATGAAACAGTTCGGAATGCGAAGATAGACTTGCTGCGCTTGTCCAGAAATAATAAACCCGAGCATTATATTAGACCTGCGGAGGGAAAACTGGCGAGCGACCTCTGGTTAGATCTGAAACCCAACGGAAACCATCAGCTGAAGAGACTGTTTCCAAAAAAATTATTTGATACTCCAAAATCCATCGATTTACTTGTACGATTGATCGAATTGTCGGATGCAGGCGATGATAGCATCATCCTCGACTTCTTCGCCGGTTCTGCCGCCACAGCCCACGCCGTCATGCAACTCAATGCGGAAGACGGCGGCCGCCGGAAGTTCATCATGGTGCAGTTGCCCGAGCCATGCGATGAAAAGAGCGAGGCCTACAAAGCCGGGTTCAAAAACATCTCTGAGATCGGAAAAGAGCGTATCCGCCGCGCCGGGGAGCAGATCAGAAAAGAGATCGAGGAAGAGAACCGGCAGGCGAAACCTGGAGAGGAACCAAAATTCGTCCCCGATATCGGCTTCAGGGTCTTTAAGGTCGACGAGACCAACATGAAGGATGTCTCTTACTCGGCTGCAGAATACTCTCAGGAGACGATTGAGGGTCTGGTTGACAACGTCAAAGAGGACAGAACCGACCTTGACCTGCTGTATCAGGTGCTGATCAACTGGGGCCTGCCCTTGGACCTCAAGCACGAGATGGAAGAGATAGATGGTTATACCATCCATATCGTTGATACCGACGCCCTCATAGCCTGCTTTGAGCCGAACATTCCCGAAAGCGTGATGAGAAAAATTGCAGAGAAAAAGCCGCTGCGGGCCGTCTTCAGGGACGGGTCATTCAGGAGCAGCCCCGGAAAACTCAATATCGAGGGGATCTTCAAAACGATTGCGCCGGAGACAAAGTTACGGGTAATCTAA